GAACTTTGGTTCAGTAGGTGACCTGAATTCGATCTTTCTTGTACCACACGTATCCTTCCGCTTCTTGGACTATCTCTGTCACTACTGATGCTATCACCTAGCTCGATGACAACATACTCATTTTCGCCGGTGTCTGACCCCAATACCGCATTATCTGGGGAACTACTTGGAGCAGAAACCGGATCGGGAGGGAAACTTGTGCCGCAAGAAACCCTAGTTCTACACAAAGGGCAATTGGCATTGTTCTGAAGCCAAATATCGATGCAGTCGATATGAAACAAATGACTACAGTGTGGGATAATCCTcagcttctcctcttcttgaaaCTCATTCAAACAAACAGAGCATTCTTGACAAGTATTCTCTTCTCCAtctctcctcttcttgaattttaaaataggGATTGCTCTAATGACGGATTCATCGAGACCGCGTTTTATCCTCGGAGAGTAAAGCCTTGTAGGAGGACCATGGTCGTTGCGTTGACGTCGGGATAGTGAGAATCTACCAAGAATGTCGATTCGATGCCAGTTCAGACAGCATTTGATAACGAAAACGTAATAGCTTACAAGTAAGAAAGCTGTGGCTAAGATTCCAATCACGGCGACGGCTATGATCGGAAAGTTCGTCCCCGTCGAGCTCACACGGTGGAAAACAGTcattggtggtggtggtggtggtggcggcggaGTAAAGTTCAGATCCCGGAGGATATTACGACGAGCTGATAGATCCATTAACTAGAAGAACAAGCTCATTCTCTAATAGGAAGATAAGCATAAACTTTGAAGAATATGAGATTTGTTTCAAAGATTTGtgaaaaaaacaattgataGTTAAGCAGAGGATGAGAGAGGTCAGCCAAGGAGAAAAAATggagaacagagagagagagagagagagtaaaatgAAAGTTCGGTGACATTTCTAAGtctctttatatttattttaatctatttttttctaaatttcttgATCGGTGGGACTCGTTTGGTGTAAGACTTCTCTTTTCTTTACTGATTGGTGTAAATTGAATATCAGTATCAAATATGATAAGTgggaaaattgaaaatttgtttctttgtttgtttatgtGTACCAGTACAAGTGGTGGGGaactttttatttaaggaaGAAACCTGACATTTATTCACATTAATTCTAATTTATACAATACACATTGCTTTTACTGTTTTAAAAGAAACTCTTttcaagttgacaaaaaaaaactcttttcatTAATTATGATTATACAATTTGAGCTACCTTTGGTTATGACCAATCTGATTTGATccgatgccaaaaaaaaaaaatctgatttgaTCCTTCTGATAGAGCAAGTTCGTCTAATAAGTAGATAAAATTGTAGTGTGAATTAACGCGAGTAATGATGATATATAATCTGGTTCACTAGATTATCATTTATGATCTAACCATGATTGTCGGTCGCAATTTAATAATACTTGTATCCTTGATTATCTAACCATTCAATTTTGAGATGAATCCCACGTACACagattaattttcatttttttctttaaaaattttagtggGTTAGTCTGTTGGTCTGACTGTATAGCCTATCTAACTAGCTATAAATGTTCATAATGAGACTAATGATGTGACTAAAACATTTCCCAAAATTAAATAGCATAACGACGtgaaaaattgtataatttacaGTATTTTCATCTTCGTTCTAtagtttactttaaaaatataataataaaatagaatatatatttttttagagtaatttttttatttttcattcatacttaatttttcacactatttttgaaataaattatgaaatgtgataaaaatgttttaagaattatctctttttcttttgttgaacTATATACCTCTTTTTTAGTCATTACCTTTTTAGTCATTATCTGTGTTTTGTTCTGCAACGATAAGTTAATAACTTGAATTCACAAGTTTAGTTGTTAGAATGGCCAATACGTTACTAGTATATTACAGTATTAAACATTGTTATATGCAGTGACCATTCAAATCTGAAACTTAAATATGTCACTTTGAAGTATATGAAACCGAGGCACCATGGGAACTGATGGGGTTAGGGTTTTTGGGAACCGGTGTCTTCCTCCAGATCCAGTGATTCTTGGACGTGGGACGCTCATCAGGTGGTATCTAGCACGGTGTGCGGAGATGGATCTAAGGCTGATCTTGGACACACCGACTAGAGTGTGTTGTCCACCGGAGTTTGCAACTGTGTTGTCCATCGGAATTGAAGCTTCACTttacttttcttgtttttttagtTTGCTTTCTTACGGCTTTAAGTTTGTTGTCTATTTGTAACCTAGTACTGTTGTTTCTCCGGTCATTATTGGGCGtatgtatttttcttatttgcGATTTACTCGGgccaattaatataattaattatatatattttttaaaagtatatgaAACTGATTctgtttgaaaatataaaaactcaTAATCTTTTGTCAAAAACTAATTTTGATCCTTATGATTCAGAAATATCTCAAGAGAGTCGAAATATGTGTAAATGGTCAGTTAAACAATTCACAAGTAACCATCCATTGATAACGGTACGAATAAAAGTCTACGAGGTAAAGATGGTTTACAGAGATGTAGAGTAATTAAATTGGATTTTAGACATAGATTAATGATTGGAAACGTGTATGATAAAGGGGTTGGTATGACTTTTTAACACGTCCATTCTAGTCAACATAGACTCATTGTAAATTAATACAATAAAAGacgaaaaaacaaaaagtaaactTTGGGCACATGCATTCCACGACAGCTATATTTATCAACACAATAGCTTTTGATACATTCGACTAGCTATGTACACTCTTACATATTGATGGttgattaaaatgaaatttttggTAAACGAATAAAAGTTAATGACATCGGTGATATTTAAAATGCGCGGTGCGATAAGGTCTAATTGCAAGATTTTGCAATTTGTCACTGTTtagaaatctatattattaaaattaataattgatgaattttttttggaaacatgTATAACAGTATTTTTAgtacttatttttatttacacatttaaccattacatttacaataaattaaatattttttgtatttttattatttacagattttaccactatatttaaaattaatttaaattaattaattaaaattttaaagcttatctaaccaaataaatattcatatattgtaTGAATATTAACTAAATCGCATATATTAAAGGATAATACAACTTTTATattacatcaaattgcatcaagttataaaacttttaatataatattatgtacaaattaaaaaatcattatcaaacatatatataataaaataatatattttactctatatataaataacaaaacatacaaaaatagaaatgagaatttttataaaatcagcAGTTTATGAATTTATGATAAACACAAGTTAAATCAAACATTCGTGTATTGACGCGGATCAagttttagtgttgttttatttatgttgaagtaaacttttttttcaagTATAGTTTGCTATCCAACGTTGGACATTAAATGcctaaaaaaaacttttggatCTCGGTTTGAGAAATATTACTTTCAactaaaattaaactaattgAAAATTGAACTCATTAGTCAGTCTTGtcaacataaatttttttttcgcaATTTACATTTTTCTACGAtgtaaaaacattaattattaattactgttaaaagcaaacatgatcTTTTAGTTGaaatcaataaattaaaatctatctTTTACTAGATAAATGCTCAATAAGTATCGGTTATTGTTTCAAAATGAGTAATAGTTATTCCATGCCTTATAAGAgatttaaaaagtatataagaATCTAGCATTGGATGCTATATCTTGCTTGAGAAATATTTACTTTGTTTTATCAATCAagtaatcccttatatattatttgagaagcattacaacattttttgtagccgcgtgtcatcactagaatgatttttagaatccttagaaaaataagttggtccatctaaatatataataagctttttattaaactacaataaatacattattaatgtgcttcattatttccttaaataagattacggaattgcctaatatggctaaagtatatatgacaattaatgattttgaataataaagatttgataaaaataagtgtgtattataattatatttgtttaattttaagctattaaaataaattaaacaatcatagtaaccatataataaaaataaaaaaaaatatttatatattatattttgaatttttaaaaacgaatataaattactaaaactgttaaaagtttcacattcaaattttgtgatctatgatttaaaacttttgttatgacatgatacaaataattaaaaattaatataagttgaaagtctcatttattaagtatcaaaaataaaaggtatataaatatatgtatcattttaaattaaactatatgccatataaaaatacaaaaatatcataatttgaaatttactttgaacatttttttgataaaatttttgaaaaagtattgacaacttaatttcttaaaatattataaattacttaaaccattaatctcacagtgaaaattttattatcactaatttaaactttttgctataacagatacaaatgataaaaaacaaatatgagcaaaaagcatcatctaataaagATTAATATTACAATACACCacatatatgttactatcatttaaatttaattatatattatatcaaatagaaaaaatattttttcgatttataaaatttatttatatgttcgcaccaatttaattatataagtagtagataatgactttttaattattcaatatatatttattatttcataatatgttataaacatataatatataaaataatttatatatataatgttcattccgcgcaaggcgagGATCTTAACCTAGTGATGCAGTATTTTGAAAACACTTGAACTAACTTTCATGGTGGGGGTTCTAAACGAAAGACCACAAAATTGTCTAAATCTTAAGGAGAAAAAAATCGGACGATAAGTCAATTCTACAACAcgaatcaaaattttgtttgctttatcattttctgatttttatcttatgttctgttatcgttcaaaaaaaaaacttatcttaTGTTCTGTtatcgttaaaaaaaaaaacttatgtttACCGGAAAAAGCAAATGAAAAGAATAGGACCGACACTGTTTACGTAGTCTAGCGTATGCCGTGTGCATATGTTGACGATTTTGGCACAAAACACTGGCGCGTTTGTGTAATTAATTCTCACACACAACGACACTAACAATAAATGTTTATGGACTTCCCATCGTTTTAAAATGGGTTGCTCTAAAACTTTTTGCAAGGAAAAAAGAACTTTTGCTTGTATGAGATCTACGGTTGGTTCGTTTCACATTAGTCAAGGTTTGTCGAAATACACCATCGTTTTCTTTATACACTTTGTATCTGaaatatgattacaaattcCTAATGTATGTAGAAACTTGAAAGTATATATTCCACAAAACTTTGATGGTATATATCCAACATAAATTAAACTGCTAATAAATTACAAAACTCATTAAAGATAAACAAAAAACTATTACAAATTTTTTGATGTGTTTAACATGAATATGAAATAATGATAACTAGGTGACTCATCCGCGTATATACGCGAAAATGAATATTtacgaaaattttaaatttgaatagtttgttaatatttatttttgttttgtttaattttaatagtttgttaatatttatttttaatagttcaCCACAACTTTGTTTTGTAATAAGTTGGAGTTATGAcatataataagaaaacaataagattaaaattaattaaacatcGAAATGaactttagttttttaaaataatacaatttaaATCTAATTGGATCACCCATCGGTTCAATAGTTATCATCGGATCCTAGCGACTTTTTTGCGGGTTTTATAGAGTTTTTTAAATAATGGATATGTATTAAAAGCAAAACCAGTATTACATATCGGATCACCAGATTTACCGACTTGTATGGAGATCTGGATTGGATTCAAAAGCattgatttaaatgtaaaatattttaaacataaaatattcttacaaattaagaaaaaaattgtaaatttgttaacgaaatttatcataatttccGCTTTCACTAAAACCTATTCCCTTTTCACCTGCTTTTCATCgatttttctaaatattaaaacttttctgatctgtaaaatataatataatgttaAAACTAAATTACAATATACATAATCACAATTTTTTCCTAGCTATAATGttaaactaaacaataatatacatAATCACAAGTATGTAATTTAATCTATAgctaaattataataaaaataatgttaaattaaatgataatatacataatcaaaattttataaaggaaattctctcaaatagtttttttaagtttttatcacaaaaatagtcttcaagaaaaaaatcaccaaaatagcacttttttattttgaaattgttaatatttttttttttagtttgaaaccctaaatcccaaAATCTCACtcattaactctaaaccataaatttatattagttaatacttggataaaaatacattttttttaataaaacttattttggtgattttattattaatgattatttttatgacaaaattttttaaaaaactatcctaaaaaaaatttcattttataatttaaacatttttataattatctcACTCCGCCGCGAAGACACtacttagttaaaaaaaacataaacggTTACACCACAACGTGGCACTAATGTACAAAATATCTTTGTATATCTAGTTAAAAAACATAGACGGTTACACCACAACGTGGCACTACTCTACAAAGGATCTTTGCATATCTAGGATATACATATTACCACATATCTCTTGCCAAGTATTagtaatatagaaaatatttagtatatttcCAAATCATAGATCTATGCattatgtatattttctataGCTTACACGTATTTTTTTTCCGTAGGGTT
This genomic interval from Brassica napus cultivar Da-Ae chromosome A6, Da-Ae, whole genome shotgun sequence contains the following:
- the LOC106358419 gene encoding RING-H2 finger protein ATL16 — translated: MDLSARRNILRDLNFTPPPPPPPPPMTVFHRVSSTGTNFPIIAVAVIGILATAFLLVSYYVFVIKCCLNWHRIDILGRFSLSRRQRNDHGPPTRLYSPRIKRGLDESVIRAIPILKFKKRRDGEENTCQECSVCLNEFQEEEKLRIIPHCSHLFHIDCIDIWLQNNANCPLCRTRVSCGTSFPPDPVSAPSSSPDNAVLGSDTGENEYVVIELGDSISSDRDSPRSGRIRVVQERSNSGHLLNQSSISQSPRKLNRGEFQRKGRKLHKVTSMGDECIDIRRDKDEQFGSVQPIRRSISMDSSADRQLYLAVQEAIIIRKNQEIPVVGEGAGECSSSSNKMKRSFFSFGSSRRSRSSSILPLYFEP